In a single window of the Streptomyces sp. CGMCC 4.7035 genome:
- the chpE gene encoding chaplin ChpE produces the protein MKNLKKAAAVTMVAGGLVAASAGLASATEGGAHACGKAAGSPGVVSGNVIQAPVHIPVNAVGNSVSVIGVLNPAFGNLGINH, from the coding sequence GTGAAGAACCTGAAGAAGGCCGCAGCCGTCACGATGGTGGCCGGTGGACTGGTCGCTGCCAGCGCCGGTCTGGCGTCCGCCACCGAGGGCGGGGCGCACGCGTGCGGCAAGGCCGCGGGCTCGCCGGGCGTCGTCTCGGGCAACGTCATCCAGGCCCCGGTCCACATCCCCGTGAACGCGGTCGGCAACAGTGTGAGCGTGATCGGCGTCCTGAACCCGGCCTTCGGCAACCTGGGCATCAACCACTGA
- a CDS encoding response regulator transcription factor: MADAIKVLLVDDHQVVRRGLRTFLEVQDDIEVVGEASDGAEGVARAQQLKPDVVLMDVKMPGMDGIDALRKLRELDNPARVLIVTSFTEQRTVVPALRAGAAGYVYKDVDPDALAGAIRSVHAGHILLQPEVAGALLSQEEVNPGQGRGGSLTEREREVLALIADGRSNREIARALVLSEKTVKTHVSNILMKLDLADRTQAALWAVRHGVDG; the protein is encoded by the coding sequence GTGGCTGACGCAATCAAGGTGCTGCTCGTCGACGACCACCAGGTGGTCCGCCGTGGGCTGCGCACCTTCCTCGAAGTGCAGGACGACATCGAGGTCGTCGGAGAGGCCTCGGACGGCGCCGAAGGGGTCGCCCGCGCCCAGCAGCTGAAGCCCGACGTCGTCCTCATGGACGTCAAGATGCCGGGCATGGACGGTATCGACGCGCTGCGCAAGCTTCGCGAACTGGACAACCCCGCGCGCGTGCTGATCGTCACCAGCTTCACCGAGCAGCGCACGGTGGTCCCGGCCCTGCGCGCGGGCGCCGCCGGTTACGTCTACAAGGACGTCGACCCCGATGCCCTCGCCGGAGCCATCCGCTCGGTGCACGCGGGGCACATCCTCCTCCAGCCGGAGGTCGCCGGCGCGCTGCTGTCCCAGGAGGAGGTCAACCCGGGCCAGGGGAGGGGTGGTTCGCTCACCGAGCGGGAGCGGGAGGTGCTGGCCCTGATCGCGGACGGCCGGTCGAACCGGGAGATCGCCCGGGCCCTGGTGCTGTCGGAGAAGACGGTCAAGACCCATGTCTCGAACATCCTGATGAAGCTCGACCTGGCGGACCGCACCCAGGCCGCGCTCTGGGCCGTGCGCCATGGAGTGGACGGCTGA
- a CDS encoding SAM-dependent methyltransferase, with protein sequence MERLDTARPSWAPPEVDIDTPSIARVYDYWIGGTHNFPVDRELGDRVSAGNPGLVATLRANRAFLRRSVRELSALGIRQFLDIGSGIPAEGNVHDVALSAHPDSTVVYVDIDPVAVAHGRALLADEPRAAVFQGDLHQPQEILQAGDTRRLIDFDRPVALILAAVLHFVPDGEDPLELVRQYTAPLVPGSALVLSHAGADEVPRTAPEAAEQYRGAVSQVIWRSTAELTALFDGFDLISPGVVRAPLWRPAPDDHPDPDLAMLAGVALKPGA encoded by the coding sequence GTGGAACGACTGGACACCGCACGTCCCAGCTGGGCGCCGCCGGAAGTGGACATCGACACGCCGAGCATCGCCCGGGTGTACGACTACTGGATCGGCGGCACCCACAACTTCCCGGTCGACCGGGAACTCGGCGACCGGGTCTCGGCGGGCAACCCCGGACTCGTCGCCACCCTCCGGGCCAACCGCGCCTTCCTGCGCCGGTCGGTACGGGAACTGTCGGCTCTCGGCATACGCCAGTTCCTGGACATCGGGTCCGGCATCCCCGCCGAGGGCAACGTGCACGACGTCGCCTTGTCCGCCCACCCCGACAGCACCGTCGTCTACGTCGACATCGACCCGGTGGCGGTCGCCCACGGACGGGCGCTCCTCGCCGACGAGCCGAGGGCCGCCGTGTTCCAGGGCGACCTGCACCAGCCGCAGGAGATCCTCCAGGCGGGTGACACCCGTCGGCTGATCGACTTCGACCGCCCGGTCGCCCTGATCCTCGCCGCCGTACTGCACTTCGTACCGGACGGCGAGGACCCGCTGGAGCTGGTCCGCCAGTACACCGCGCCGCTGGTCCCCGGCAGCGCGCTGGTCCTCTCGCACGCGGGGGCCGACGAGGTCCCGCGGACGGCCCCGGAGGCGGCCGAGCAGTACCGGGGTGCGGTCAGCCAGGTCATCTGGCGCAGCACGGCGGAACTCACCGCCCTCTTCGACGGGTTCGACCTGATCTCTCCGGGTGTGGTCCGCGCCCCTCTGTGGCGACCCGCCCCCGACGATCACCCCGACCCGGACCTCGCCATGCTCGCCGGAGTAGCGCTCAAACCGGGGGCGTGA